One window from the genome of Alkalihalobacillus sp. LMS6 encodes:
- a CDS encoding nitrogen regulation protein NR(II), translated as MLHKEIIGKQDYRNQTMFTLIEELNLPYLKVDQTLKVLSWNEMFSFLTDIKKEELQHSSLKELAISHDIAEFFLNQLELSSKYVQITKNIYENEGSVLNITFIPEVENERVCYFIMLEDLSLQTKYEELLTFQHQMQAVSHIAASVAHELRNPLSVIKGFLQLSHLTCDFQKYYNTIISELNRMNIIIEDFLSVSRKKSNRKWQSPSNLIQSLVELMKAECLLHSVELQVNFDKSFALCYVNESMFKQVMLNLLRNAIEAFDERASYKYLKVSSKEVGEFVHIELIDNGKGMPKEVVEQLGKPFFTTKEKGTGVGIPLCKKIVEDHGGHFYVSSERDVGTKVVITFPLLV; from the coding sequence ATGTTGCACAAAGAGATAATTGGAAAGCAAGACTATCGTAATCAAACGATGTTCACGCTTATTGAAGAGTTAAATTTACCATATTTAAAAGTAGATCAAACGTTGAAAGTTTTATCTTGGAATGAAATGTTTAGTTTTTTAACAGACATTAAAAAAGAAGAACTTCAACATTCTTCACTCAAAGAGTTAGCGATCAGTCATGATATTGCAGAGTTTTTTCTTAATCAACTTGAACTCAGCTCTAAATATGTGCAAATCACGAAAAATATTTATGAGAATGAGGGAAGTGTACTTAATATTACTTTTATTCCAGAAGTGGAAAATGAGCGTGTCTGTTATTTTATTATGTTAGAAGATTTATCTTTGCAAACGAAATATGAGGAATTATTGACGTTTCAACACCAAATGCAAGCGGTGTCTCATATTGCTGCTAGTGTTGCCCATGAATTGCGTAACCCGCTTTCAGTTATCAAAGGCTTTTTACAGCTATCGCATTTAACGTGTGATTTTCAAAAATATTACAACACCATCATCTCTGAGCTTAATCGAATGAACATTATCATTGAAGACTTTTTATCCGTTTCTCGAAAAAAATCAAACCGAAAATGGCAATCCCCCTCTAACCTCATCCAGTCATTAGTGGAATTAATGAAAGCGGAGTGTCTGTTGCACAGTGTGGAGCTACAGGTAAATTTTGATAAGTCCTTTGCGCTATGCTATGTGAACGAATCGATGTTTAAACAAGTGATGCTCAATTTACTTAGAAACGCGATTGAAGCATTTGATGAGCGCGCTTCCTACAAGTATTTAAAAGTATCAAGCAAGGAAGTAGGGGAGTTTGTACATATTGAATTAATTGATAATGGCAAAGGCATGCCTAAAGAAGTTGTTGAACAACTCGGGAAACCTTTTTTTACGACGAAAGAAAAAGGAACGGGTGTCGGCATTCCACTATGTAAAAAAATCGTTGAAGACCATGGTGGTCATTTTTATGTCTCAAGTGAACGTGATGTGGGGACAAAAGTTGTGATTACGTTTCCTTTGCTTGTCTAA
- a CDS encoding DUF1540 domain-containing protein, with protein MSPVVMCNVSSCLHWKEENQCGADKILVQTDKLESSYDMETSEELGTDELGEVKKSEETCCHTFEPKH; from the coding sequence ATGTCACCAGTTGTAATGTGTAACGTTTCAAGCTGTCTCCATTGGAAAGAAGAAAACCAGTGTGGTGCAGATAAGATTTTGGTCCAAACGGATAAATTGGAGTCTTCCTATGACATGGAAACAAGTGAAGAATTAGGAACAGATGAGTTAGGTGAAGTGAAAAAGAGTGAAGAAACATGCTGTCACACGTTTGAACCTAAGCATTAA
- a CDS encoding DUF2624 family protein, producing the protein MNFIMQQLVNQKINSISKEEFMQLAEKQGYPLSSEQADSVLRILRQQTINVGNKKQVESIIYQLTKETDSYVSSTVSQLFQKYNHML; encoded by the coding sequence ATGAACTTCATCATGCAACAGCTCGTGAACCAAAAAATTAATTCAATTAGTAAAGAAGAATTTATGCAACTTGCCGAGAAACAAGGTTACCCATTATCAAGTGAACAGGCAGATAGCGTCCTTCGCATTTTACGGCAACAAACCATTAATGTTGGAAATAAAAAACAAGTCGAATCCATTATTTATCAATTAACAAAAGAAACAGATTCCTATGTTTCTTCAACCGTTTCCCAGCTGTTCCAGAAATACAACCATATGCTTTAA
- the ispG gene encoding flavodoxin-dependent (E)-4-hydroxy-3-methylbut-2-enyl-diphosphate synthase, which translates to MTERVHRKNTRPVKVGNLTIGGNDEVIIQSMTTTKTHDVDATVAEIERLEEAGCQVVRVACPDMRAAEAIAEIKKRINIPLVVDIHFNYKFALKAIEGGADKIRINPGNIGKRENVEAVVKAAKEKGIPIRIGVNAGSLERHLLEKYGYPTADAMVESALHHIKILEDLDFHDIIVSMKASDVHLAVEAYDKASQAFDYPLHLGITESGTLFAGTVKSAAGIGILLNMGIGNTLRISLSADPVEEVKVARELLKSFGLAANAATLISCPTCGRIEIDLISIANEVEEYIASVKAPIKVAVLGCAVNGPGEAREADIGIAGARGEGLLFMKGEIVRKVPEETMVDELKKEIDKMAEAHYAKQREEQLN; encoded by the coding sequence ATGACCGAAAGAGTTCATCGAAAAAATACTCGTCCCGTTAAAGTGGGAAATTTAACGATTGGCGGTAATGATGAAGTAATCATCCAAAGTATGACAACAACAAAGACTCATGATGTTGATGCTACCGTTGCGGAAATTGAAAGACTTGAGGAAGCAGGCTGCCAAGTTGTTCGGGTTGCTTGTCCAGATATGCGCGCTGCAGAAGCCATAGCCGAAATCAAAAAAAGAATTAATATTCCTTTAGTAGTAGACATCCACTTCAATTATAAATTCGCATTAAAAGCTATAGAAGGTGGAGCGGATAAAATCCGTATCAACCCAGGAAACATCGGAAAACGCGAAAATGTTGAAGCGGTTGTTAAAGCTGCCAAAGAAAAAGGCATTCCGATTCGGATCGGTGTGAACGCCGGTTCGCTTGAGCGCCATCTTTTAGAAAAATATGGTTATCCAACGGCTGACGCCATGGTTGAAAGCGCCCTTCACCATATTAAAATCCTTGAAGACCTCGATTTCCATGACATCATTGTTTCAATGAAAGCATCTGATGTGCATTTAGCAGTTGAAGCGTATGATAAAGCAAGTCAAGCTTTTGATTATCCTCTTCATTTAGGAATTACAGAGTCTGGTACTCTTTTTGCTGGAACAGTAAAAAGTGCTGCCGGTATCGGCATTTTACTCAATATGGGGATTGGAAACACATTACGTATTTCTCTTTCTGCAGATCCTGTTGAAGAAGTAAAAGTAGCACGAGAGTTGCTTAAATCCTTTGGTCTAGCTGCTAACGCTGCTACACTTATTTCTTGTCCTACATGTGGTCGAATCGAAATTGACCTCATTAGTATTGCAAATGAAGTGGAAGAGTATATCGCCAGCGTAAAAGCGCCGATTAAAGTTGCCGTCCTCGGATGCGCAGTAAACGGACCTGGTGAAGCTCGAGAAGCAGACATCGGGATTGCCGGTGCACGCGGAGAAGGCCTTCTCTTCATGAAAGGTGAAATTGTCCGTAAAGTACCAGAAGAAACGATGGTCGATGAACTTAAAAAAGAAATCGATAAAATGGCAGAAGCGCATTACGCAAAACAACGAGAAGAACAACTTAATTAA
- a CDS encoding Fur family transcriptional regulator, giving the protein MDVSHALNRLKEKGYKYTDKREDMLRLFANDSRYMTAKDVLENMHDQYPSLSFDTIYRNLSLFADLDLLETTELEGEKRFRFSCRTSEHHHHLICLDCGKTEHFHNCPMDEELFNRFPNFQVTGHKFEIYGMCQACQQ; this is encoded by the coding sequence ATGGATGTTTCACATGCACTTAATCGCTTAAAAGAAAAAGGGTACAAGTATACAGATAAACGAGAAGACATGCTGCGTTTGTTCGCAAATGATTCTCGCTACATGACCGCTAAAGATGTATTGGAAAATATGCATGACCAATACCCTTCATTAAGTTTTGATACGATTTACCGTAATTTATCGTTGTTCGCTGATTTGGATTTATTAGAAACAACGGAGCTCGAGGGTGAAAAACGATTTCGATTTAGTTGTCGAACATCAGAACACCATCACCATTTAATTTGCTTAGATTGTGGGAAAACAGAGCACTTTCATAATTGTCCAATGGACGAGGAGTTATTCAATCGGTTTCCTAACTTTCAAGTCACTGGTCATAAATTTGAAATTTATGGCATGTGTCAAGCTTGTCAACAGTAA
- a CDS encoding Na/Pi cotransporter family protein yields MSEFQVLLFTFLGGIGIFLFSVKYMGDGLQKTAGDGLRGLLDKYTTNPFMGLLSGIVVTILLQSSTATTVLTIGLVNAGFMTLRQAIGVIMGANIGTTTTAFIIGLPIREYALPIMAVGAFLLFFFKKKRVNAIGQVIFGFGGLFYGLSLMGQSLRPLAGWEPFVDFTARMSDNPLLGVVVGVILAVALQSSTAAIGLVQQLYEQGAMDLSAALPVLIGDNIGTTLTAVLVAIGATVAARRAALTHVVFNLFGAILIMSVFPFFVSFVDFLGNQFNLSNTLEIAAAHGVYNVANVIIQFPLIGVLAYVVTKLVPGQELDLDYKPKHLDPVFIGSSPAIALGQAKQEVIHMADYSKKGLKQAIKYMETGEKKDADLALQYELAINNLDKEITDYLVKVSSRSLSASDSNLHSTLLNAVRDIERIGDHMENIVELKDYQKANKVALSDIALKDLNEMFNLTYSTLEEAMDSLEKDDIDKANDVLKHEELIDKMERKLRKQHIKRMNDGECSGAAGIIFVDIISNLERIGDHSVNIAEAVIDEQ; encoded by the coding sequence GTGAGCGAGTTTCAAGTATTGCTGTTTACGTTCCTAGGGGGGATCGGAATCTTCCTGTTTTCCGTAAAGTATATGGGAGACGGGTTGCAGAAAACAGCAGGAGACGGATTAAGAGGGTTATTAGATAAATACACAACCAATCCTTTTATGGGTCTACTTTCAGGTATTGTTGTAACGATTTTACTGCAAAGTAGCACGGCAACAACCGTATTAACAATTGGTCTTGTAAACGCAGGGTTTATGACGTTAAGACAAGCAATTGGTGTTATTATGGGTGCAAATATTGGTACAACAACAACCGCATTTATCATTGGTTTGCCGATTCGTGAGTACGCTTTGCCTATTATGGCAGTCGGAGCCTTTTTACTTTTCTTCTTTAAGAAGAAACGCGTAAACGCGATTGGGCAAGTAATCTTTGGTTTTGGTGGACTATTTTATGGTCTTAGCTTAATGGGGCAAAGTCTACGTCCATTAGCTGGATGGGAACCGTTCGTCGACTTTACAGCGCGAATGAGTGATAATCCATTATTAGGTGTTGTGGTCGGTGTCATTCTAGCTGTTGCCTTGCAAAGTTCTACAGCTGCCATAGGGTTAGTTCAGCAATTGTATGAACAAGGAGCAATGGATTTATCAGCTGCTTTACCGGTCTTAATTGGTGATAATATTGGTACGACCTTAACAGCCGTTTTAGTAGCAATTGGTGCAACGGTTGCGGCACGACGAGCAGCGTTAACGCATGTTGTATTTAACTTGTTTGGCGCCATATTGATTATGTCTGTCTTCCCGTTCTTTGTATCGTTTGTAGACTTTTTAGGGAACCAATTTAATTTAAGTAATACTCTTGAAATCGCCGCTGCGCACGGTGTTTACAATGTAGCGAATGTCATTATTCAATTCCCATTAATTGGTGTGCTGGCTTACGTTGTAACAAAACTTGTTCCAGGTCAAGAGCTTGATTTGGATTACAAACCAAAACATTTAGATCCTGTTTTCATAGGAAGCTCACCGGCTATTGCGCTTGGACAAGCCAAGCAAGAAGTGATTCACATGGCCGACTACTCGAAAAAAGGGTTAAAACAAGCAATTAAGTATATGGAGACAGGTGAGAAGAAAGATGCAGATCTTGCACTTCAATACGAACTTGCAATTAATAATCTGGACAAAGAGATTACCGACTACCTTGTAAAAGTATCATCCCGTTCTCTTTCTGCATCGGATTCGAACCTACATTCAACGTTATTGAATGCTGTTCGTGATATAGAGCGTATTGGCGATCATATGGAAAACATCGTTGAACTAAAAGATTATCAAAAAGCAAACAAAGTAGCCTTGTCTGATATTGCGTTAAAGGATTTAAATGAAATGTTTAATTTAACGTATTCAACATTGGAAGAAGCAATGGATTCTCTTGAAAAAGATGATATTGATAAAGCAAATGATGTGTTAAAACACGAAGAGTTAATTGATAAAATGGAAAGAAAGCTCCGGAAACAACATATTAAACGTATGAACGACGGAGAATGCTCAGGTGCAGCAGGGATTATCTTCGTAGATATTATCTCAAACCTTGAGCGAATCGGTGATCATTCTGTAAACATTGCAGAAGCGGTTATTGATGAGCAGTAA
- a CDS encoding metal ABC transporter permease: MLNAFLTYDFLQYALLTGVMIGLLAPLLGVFLVVRRMSLIADALSHITLSGIAFSLLLGSYIPFMQGVNPLYMGMVFSVSGSLFMEKLRQVYVHYKEIAIPIIMSAGIGLGVVFISMANGFNTDLLNYLFGSVIAVNRSDFITITVITVVVLFILIIFYKELFFLSFDEEQARVSGINRRLVHLIFMVMVALVIAASMRVVGILLVSALMTLPVASAMRFAKGFKQLFFYAVIFGEVAVIGGLMLAFQLNLAPGGVIVLLAVLILLFSILFGRNRAKQGRFPLKKRTQPTSQSE; encoded by the coding sequence ATGCTTAATGCTTTTTTAACTTATGATTTTCTGCAATATGCGTTATTGACTGGTGTAATGATTGGGTTACTTGCTCCTTTATTAGGAGTCTTTTTAGTTGTGAGAAGAATGTCTTTAATTGCAGATGCTTTATCGCACATCACCTTATCTGGTATTGCTTTTAGTCTCTTGCTCGGAAGCTATATTCCGTTTATGCAAGGGGTTAACCCGCTTTATATGGGGATGGTCTTTTCAGTAAGTGGGTCACTCTTTATGGAGAAATTACGACAAGTGTATGTGCATTATAAAGAGATTGCCATTCCAATTATCATGTCGGCTGGTATAGGATTAGGCGTTGTATTTATTTCGATGGCTAATGGATTTAACACAGATTTATTAAATTATTTATTTGGGTCTGTAATTGCTGTTAACCGCAGTGACTTTATTACAATTACAGTTATTACTGTTGTTGTACTATTTATTTTGATCATTTTTTATAAAGAATTATTCTTTCTATCATTTGATGAAGAGCAAGCGCGTGTATCAGGGATTAATCGACGTCTCGTTCATTTAATTTTTATGGTTATGGTTGCGCTTGTTATCGCGGCTTCAATGCGAGTAGTGGGAATTTTACTCGTCTCTGCTTTAATGACTTTACCTGTTGCGAGCGCAATGCGATTCGCGAAAGGGTTTAAGCAATTGTTCTTTTACGCAGTTATTTTTGGAGAAGTTGCAGTAATTGGCGGCCTAATGCTTGCATTTCAGCTGAATTTAGCGCCAGGTGGAGTGATTGTACTTCTAGCAGTATTGATCTTATTATTTTCCATCTTATTTGGTCGAAATCGTGCAAAGCAAGGGCGCTTTCCGTTGAAAAAAAGAACGCAACCTACTAGCCAATCCGAATAA
- a CDS encoding metal ABC transporter ATP-binding protein, which yields MEMIRENYVSLENITFAYGRRPVLSDVSLTIKKGDFLGLVGPNGSGKSTLIKMMLGLLRPTEGTVKVFDDSIEHFHQWDRIGYVSQKANSFSSGFPATVYEVVSMGLFGKVGLFRFMKKKHKEMVFRAVEQVDMTEYLYENIGELSGGQQQRVFIARALVSDPDLLILDEPTVGIDAKSVASFYGLLHELNRDLGKTLLLISHDIGAMTDHVNKVACLNRTIHFHGKTEEFAAKKDKLDFYGHDVHLLTHSHEGVHHA from the coding sequence ATGGAAATGATTCGCGAAAACTATGTTTCCTTAGAGAATATAACATTTGCTTACGGGCGACGTCCGGTACTCAGTGACGTTTCATTAACAATAAAAAAAGGTGATTTCCTTGGATTGGTTGGTCCGAATGGATCTGGGAAGTCAACATTAATAAAAATGATGCTTGGTTTACTGCGACCAACAGAAGGTACGGTCAAAGTATTTGATGACTCGATAGAGCATTTTCATCAATGGGACCGTATTGGCTATGTGTCACAAAAAGCAAATAGCTTTAGCAGTGGTTTTCCTGCCACTGTTTACGAAGTTGTATCAATGGGCTTGTTTGGAAAAGTAGGGCTTTTTCGTTTCATGAAGAAAAAGCATAAAGAAATGGTGTTCCGTGCTGTCGAGCAAGTAGATATGACGGAGTACTTGTATGAAAATATCGGAGAACTTTCTGGTGGTCAACAGCAACGTGTCTTTATTGCGCGAGCGCTCGTGAGCGACCCAGATTTGCTGATTCTTGATGAACCGACGGTGGGAATTGATGCGAAAAGCGTTGCATCGTTTTATGGCTTGCTGCACGAATTAAATCGTGATTTAGGAAAAACCCTTCTATTAATTTCTCATGATATCGGGGCGATGACGGATCATGTAAACAAAGTAGCTTGCTTAAACCGGACAATCCATTTTCACGGAAAAACCGAAGAATTTGCTGCGAAAAAAGACAAGCTGGATTTTTATGGACATGATGTTCATTTGTTAACCCACAGTCATGAAGGAGTCCACCATGCTTAA
- a CDS encoding deoxyribonuclease IV — MSLLLGSHVSMSGKKMLLQSSEEAAAYGANTFMIYTGAPQNTRRKAIEELNIEAGKQHMEEHGIRDIVVHAPYIINIANTQKPETFKLGVDFLRSEIERTEALGAKQIVLHPGAHVGAGPEAGIKKIIEGLNEVLTEKRDVQIALETMAGKGSECGRTFEELAEIIAGVTHNERLSVCFDTCHTHDAGYNLVEDFDGVLESFDKIIGTDRIKVVHVNDSKNERHAQKDRHENIGHGYIGLKALDYIVHHNQFKDVPKILETPFIGVDKKDRKPPYEHEIALLRRERSDLIEK; from the coding sequence ATGTCTTTGTTATTAGGATCACATGTATCGATGAGTGGAAAAAAGATGTTGCTTCAATCGAGTGAAGAAGCGGCTGCTTATGGTGCGAACACGTTTATGATTTACACAGGTGCACCGCAAAACACGCGACGTAAAGCAATTGAAGAGTTGAATATTGAAGCTGGAAAACAGCACATGGAAGAGCATGGTATTCGTGACATTGTCGTTCATGCACCTTACATTATAAATATTGCAAACACGCAGAAGCCCGAAACGTTTAAACTAGGTGTGGATTTCTTACGTTCAGAGATTGAACGGACAGAAGCTCTTGGTGCGAAACAAATTGTCTTGCACCCTGGAGCGCACGTAGGTGCTGGTCCGGAAGCTGGAATTAAGAAGATTATCGAAGGATTAAACGAAGTCTTAACAGAAAAAAGAGATGTGCAAATTGCGCTTGAAACAATGGCCGGTAAAGGTTCTGAATGTGGACGGACATTTGAAGAACTGGCTGAGATCATTGCGGGCGTCACGCATAACGAACGATTATCTGTTTGTTTTGATACATGTCATACGCATGATGCTGGCTACAATCTTGTGGAAGACTTTGACGGCGTATTAGAGTCTTTTGACAAAATTATTGGTACTGATCGAATAAAAGTTGTTCACGTTAATGATTCAAAAAATGAACGACACGCGCAAAAAGACCGACATGAAAACATTGGACATGGATATATTGGTTTAAAGGCACTTGATTATATTGTTCATCATAATCAGTTTAAAGATGTCCCAAAAATTTTAGAAACGCCGTTTATCGGGGTTGACAAAAAAGACCGTAAGCCACCTTATGAGCACGAAATTGCGTTATTAAGAAGAGAGCGGAGCGATCTTATCGAAAAATAA
- a CDS encoding NfeD family protein — translation MDWLDSATVGFLVVTIGTLFLIGELLVRARGLFGLLGLGLISVYFLHHLNGDASTWVIIFYLIGLALIIFDGNVTSDGTIAAIGVLFMIIGLAVPAPDMVYSILVGMGTVIGAFASLLFLKVFPHRNMWSKMTLKESLSSEAGYNSINEGYKELVGKKGKALTAFRPTGTVEIDGEPYSATSGSVWIEAETEVDVVSVDGTRILVRRAEQKQQTQPEEEN, via the coding sequence ATTGACTGGTTAGATTCAGCAACTGTTGGATTTCTTGTTGTAACAATTGGGACATTGTTTTTAATAGGAGAACTCCTCGTTCGAGCTAGAGGTCTTTTTGGCTTACTCGGACTCGGATTAATAAGTGTATATTTCTTGCACCACTTAAATGGAGATGCAAGCACGTGGGTCATCATCTTCTATTTAATTGGACTCGCGCTCATTATTTTTGATGGAAATGTGACATCAGATGGTACCATTGCAGCGATTGGTGTACTGTTTATGATTATTGGATTAGCTGTACCGGCTCCAGACATGGTATACAGCATTCTTGTTGGTATGGGTACTGTAATTGGTGCATTTGCATCGCTCCTTTTCTTGAAAGTATTTCCGCACAGAAATATGTGGTCAAAAATGACGTTGAAAGAATCCCTTTCTTCAGAAGCTGGCTACAATTCAATTAATGAAGGGTATAAAGAACTAGTTGGAAAAAAAGGCAAAGCATTAACCGCATTTCGACCAACTGGTACAGTGGAAATTGATGGTGAACCGTATAGTGCAACAAGTGGAAGTGTTTGGATTGAAGCGGAGACAGAAGTGGACGTTGTATCTGTAGATGGTACAAGAATTTTAGTCAGACGTGCAGAACAAAAACAACAAACTCAACCAGAAGAAGAAAACTAG
- a CDS encoding lytic transglycosylase domain-containing protein, whose translation MERNRKKLILLCLLGPVIGLFLYTNHLTNGQLEERAYGNSYDPLEEDYEHIKEEITMFHDGSLDSLPSYEDNKHAWEDAEQLGGFLHEESEGHFEERWGMYLGLIAEQEDVDPFLVYELLKVESGHTFDENAIGPETKYGHAYGMAQFMTNTAPWIADMASLDYEKDYLFNPYYAIHLSVQYLSFLHDQYDNWDQALTAYHRGMGGMQAYIAENGHAKSEYAVTIQKQAKTHDLF comes from the coding sequence ATGGAACGAAACCGAAAAAAGCTTATTTTATTATGTTTATTAGGACCTGTTATTGGCCTATTTTTATATACAAATCATCTTACAAATGGACAACTGGAGGAACGTGCTTATGGTAATTCCTATGATCCATTAGAAGAAGATTATGAGCATATTAAAGAAGAGATTACCATGTTTCATGATGGGTCGTTGGACTCTCTTCCTTCATATGAAGATAACAAACATGCATGGGAAGATGCTGAACAGCTTGGTGGCTTTCTTCATGAAGAGAGTGAAGGGCACTTCGAAGAGCGTTGGGGCATGTATCTTGGACTTATCGCTGAGCAAGAAGATGTAGATCCGTTTCTTGTTTACGAACTTCTAAAAGTTGAAAGTGGTCATACGTTTGATGAGAATGCGATCGGACCAGAAACAAAGTATGGGCATGCTTATGGTATGGCACAATTTATGACGAATACCGCACCGTGGATTGCAGATATGGCGAGTTTAGATTATGAAAAAGACTATTTATTTAATCCCTATTACGCCATTCATTTATCGGTACAGTACTTGTCGTTTTTGCATGACCAATATGACAATTGGGATCAAGCTTTAACTGCATATCATCGAGGAATGGGCGGGATGCAAGCCTATATAGCAGAAAATGGACATGCTAAAAGCGAATACGCAGTGACAATTCAAAAACAAGCAAAAACCCATGACCTCTTTTAA
- a CDS encoding DUF1002 domain-containing protein: MNRALKLFGIFMTFILITHFSVNVANADAAPGDVVVTLGQDLSEQQANEILSRMNVDENVPTLYVTNEEEHKYLGDYISAQTIGSRALSSSKITLGETDTGIHVTSDHITWVTNEMYANSLITAGIKDAEVHVTAPFDVSGTAALTGLIKAYESATDQVIPEEQKNVANEEMIRTAELGDSIGEEEAAELITLIKEEIASTSIESEEEMKTIIIQLAEEINVTLTETQVNDLSALFMKMKELNIDWDAVSSQIDKVRENLSGFLESDEARSFFDRMIEAGKSFFNSIRSFFSS; this comes from the coding sequence TTGAATCGAGCTTTAAAACTATTTGGTATTTTCATGACATTCATTTTAATTACTCATTTTAGTGTAAATGTAGCAAACGCAGATGCTGCTCCTGGAGATGTGGTTGTGACATTAGGTCAAGATTTATCGGAACAGCAGGCCAACGAGATCTTAAGTCGGATGAATGTGGATGAAAATGTTCCAACTCTGTATGTGACGAATGAAGAAGAACATAAATATTTAGGTGACTATATTAGCGCGCAAACAATCGGAAGTCGTGCTTTATCCTCTTCAAAAATTACGTTAGGCGAAACAGATACAGGCATTCATGTAACCTCTGATCATATTACATGGGTTACGAATGAGATGTATGCAAATTCTTTAATTACAGCAGGGATTAAAGATGCTGAAGTACATGTGACGGCTCCGTTTGATGTGTCAGGTACAGCGGCTTTAACCGGGCTAATTAAAGCGTATGAATCTGCGACTGACCAAGTAATCCCTGAAGAGCAAAAAAACGTTGCAAATGAAGAAATGATCCGTACGGCAGAGCTTGGAGATTCAATCGGAGAAGAAGAAGCGGCGGAACTTATAACCTTAATTAAAGAAGAAATTGCGTCAACATCAATTGAATCTGAAGAGGAAATGAAAACCATTATTATTCAACTAGCAGAAGAAATTAATGTGACGCTCACTGAAACACAAGTGAATGATCTATCTGCGTTGTTCATGAAAATGAAAGAATTGAATATTGACTGGGACGCCGTTTCAAGCCAAATTGATAAAGTTCGTGAAAACCTTAGTGGCTTTCTAGAAAGTGACGAAGCACGCTCATTTTTCGACAGAATGATAGAGGCAGGAAAAAGTTTTTTCAATTCCATTCGCAGCTTTTTTAGTTCATAA